The DNA window TTCGCTATGCTGAATAGAAGTCTCAAAAGATCAGTGGGAGAAAACTACTAACTAAATTGAGAGTATATAAGATGTCAGTCGAGAGTACTAATCATCGGTTTGAGCAAGCCCATCTTTTCTGTTGAATTAATGACGCATTATAGCAAACGGCTGTCATTTTTGACAAGCAACAGTCAAAGACCGAACTAAAAAAAGCAGatgccaaaaaattttcaaattgaagatatcatgcaaaatatttggagCTAAATggataaattgaaagtgTTGATTGGAGAAGCTACTAGTTTAGCGTACTCAGATGAATATAGACTACAAGCTTTGATATGTACTGGTGTGTGTGTTACTCTAATAAGTGCTTGTTTGTGGAAAACGTTCTACAATCCAAAACTACAAAGTGAAAAGGATGTATCGACGATAGATAGCAAAGATGAGAAACCAGTGCCAATGACATTAGAAAAACAGCTGGAAAATACCTTACTGAGGTTTGAAAATGAGTTCAAACCCCGTATTGAAAATCTGCTTGATTCTTTTGATCCGACTGATGAGAAACAAATTTATGAACGTAATTACTGTAATGAAATGCTTTTAAAGCTCCTAATTTCCTTGGATGGAATTGACCTAGTTGGCATCGAAAATCCAAGACGTCAAGTGTTAAGAAGTGAAAGAAAGGACATTATCAGGCTCATCCAATCCaacttgaagaaattagaCTCATTGAAGTAGTAGtgagaatgaaaaataaattacaaCTCTAATATAcacatttatatatgttcATTTCTGTTTACATGCTAATTAGGAACTTCAAAAACAAGTGATACACCTTCGTCACCTGCCGTAATTACTTTTCTTGGCTGATCTGGATTAGTAGGTTGTACTAAAACAAAGTCTAACACACCCATATTGTGACCAGTACATATGAACTTTTCTTTACCTGTTTTTGAATCGAACTGATACACTTTACCATTTATACATGATGCAAATAAGTCATCcctatcaaaaattaatttagTGATTGAATCTTCTAGAACAAATCTATGTCTAACCCTCCATACAGACGTATCATACAGCAGGATTTCACCACAAACTAGGCCAACCGCCATAAGTGGAAAATTTGGGGACCAAcaaattgattcaattgATGCATCCAATTCATCTTGATCTTCCTTTAATTCAATAACGGTTTGTAAATGTAAAATTGCACCTTGGCTGTTTGCGTTCACTATAGCTAAGACACCATTGTTTGCTCCCACAGCAACAACACCTGAATTACCGTTTGTTAGTCTTTGTGGAGCAACAGAAATTGAAACCCATGGTGCTTCTAAACCTTTAATTTCAGATTTtgttattttgaatattggTTGTGCTGTGTAACAATTCCAACCCACTATCGTGCTGTCTAGGGAACATGTTACTAATTCTAAGGTATTTTCACCCTTGTCGATGTTAATAAATTCACCAGTAGTACAGTCAGATTGATGGATAAACCCACTCATTATTTGTTCTAAAGAACCATCCTTGTCATTGATCTGATAACACCAAACGGAACCATCTGTGGCACCAAATGCAAAAATGTTATCAATAGTTGGATGACACTTTAACCACACAACTTCTTCTACTTCAGTTAACTCTGAGGCTGGTTTCCATTGAGAACCGCCCTTGACACCTAAGTGAACCGAAATTTTACCATTCATATCAGCAGTCACTAAGAATTTACCATTATTGGTAAAAGATGCTACAATAACAGATTCAGTGTGTCCGTTAATGGTACCTGCAAATTTTGGAGGATGAGAATGTGATGTCCACAGATGTGCCACGTTATCACCACCACCGGTTACAACTAATGGTAGAGTAGGATGATGTGCGACGGTAAACACAGAATCAGTGTGCTTGTCAAAGTATGTACTTGAGTTATTGGACATGTCAATTTCGatagtttcattttccacATCCAtatcgtcatcatcttctggTGGGGCGTCAGTGTCATTCATAGgaacaatttcttgatcGACCTCATCGTTTTGAATAAACTCTTCCTCTGGTTGGGTATTTGGGAGGGTATTTTCTTCTGACATATGTGTTAATACTATTGCTTTTATTGGAACTTCTGAGCACAGGTAAAACAATAACTATGATATCTGAAACAGCTCAATATATTGTGATTTTCCTTATATTTCGTCTGTTATATAGGAACCTCATCGAAggaaatttaaaattt is part of the Kazachstania africana CBS 2517 chromosome 1, complete genome genome and encodes:
- the SNL1 gene encoding Snl1p (similar to Saccharomyces cerevisiae SNL1 (YIL016W); ancestral locus Anc_7.183) — translated: MDKLKVLIGEATSLAYSDEYRLQALICTGVCVTLISACLWKTFYNPKLQSEKDVSTIDSKDEKPVPMTLEKQLENTLLRFENEFKPRIENLLDSFDPTDEKQIYERNYCNEMLLKLLISLDGIDLVGIENPRRQVLRSERKDIIRLIQSNLKKLDSLK
- the SQT1 gene encoding Sqt1p (similar to Saccharomyces cerevisiae SQT1 (YIR012W); ancestral locus Anc_7.180), with the protein product MSEENTLPNTQPEEEFIQNDEVDQEIVPMNDTDAPPEDDDDMDVENETIEIDMSNNSSTYFDKHTDSVFTVAHHPTLPLVVTGGGDNVAHLWTSHSHPPKFAGTINGHTESVIVASFTNNGKFLVTADMNGKISVHLGVKGGSQWKPASELTEVEEVVWLKCHPTIDNIFAFGATDGSVWCYQINDKDGSLEQIMSGFIHQSDCTTGEFINIDKGENTLELVTCSLDSTIVGWNCYTAQPIFKITKSEIKGLEAPWVSISVAPQRLTNGNSGVVAVGANNGVLAIVNANSQGAILHLQTVIELKEDQDELDASIESICWSPNFPLMAVGLVCGEILLYDTSVWRVRHRFVLEDSITKLIFDRDDLFASCINGKVYQFDSKTGKEKFICTGHNMGVLDFVLVQPTNPDQPRKVITAGDEGVSLVFEVPN